One part of the Tunicatimonas pelagia genome encodes these proteins:
- the trhO gene encoding oxygen-dependent tRNA uridine(34) hydroxylase TrhO, with amino-acid sequence MHLHNRVDREILKQQIQESTEERITLSFYQYARIGNPMFFRDHLYLQWSELGVLGRVYVANEGINAQINIPKDRFSQFQEQLTTITFLEDVRLNVAVDDDSKSFYKLKIQVKKKIVADGLNDAAFDVTNRGIHLKAEAFNALTDRPDTVVVDMRNHYESEVGHFENAILPDVDSFRESLPKIENILQEHREKNIVMYCTGGIRCEKASAYFKHRGFEHVYQLEGGIINYAREVQEKGLSNKFKGKNFVFDERLGERISDEIISHCHQCGAPCDTHTNCQNEACHLLFIQCERCAEKYNGCCTPECQEVIQLPAEEQKVRRKSRPQKRNIFRKGRSEHLKHRLKQ; translated from the coding sequence ATGCATTTACACAATCGCGTTGATCGAGAGATACTAAAGCAGCAAATTCAGGAAAGCACTGAGGAACGTATTACACTATCTTTTTACCAGTATGCCCGTATTGGTAACCCAATGTTTTTTCGTGATCATTTGTATTTACAGTGGTCGGAGTTGGGCGTATTAGGTCGTGTATACGTAGCGAATGAAGGCATTAATGCTCAGATTAATATACCCAAAGATCGTTTTAGCCAATTTCAAGAACAGCTTACCACTATTACCTTCCTAGAAGATGTACGGTTGAACGTTGCGGTAGATGACGATAGCAAATCCTTCTATAAGCTAAAAATTCAGGTAAAAAAGAAGATTGTAGCCGATGGGCTAAATGATGCTGCATTTGACGTAACCAACAGAGGGATTCATCTAAAAGCAGAAGCTTTTAACGCCCTGACGGATCGTCCTGATACCGTGGTAGTGGATATGCGGAACCACTACGAAAGCGAAGTAGGTCACTTTGAAAACGCTATCTTGCCAGATGTAGACTCTTTTCGAGAATCACTACCTAAGATAGAAAATATACTACAGGAGCACCGCGAGAAGAATATTGTTATGTATTGCACTGGAGGAATCCGATGTGAGAAAGCGAGTGCGTACTTCAAGCACAGAGGTTTTGAGCATGTGTATCAGCTAGAAGGGGGCATCATCAATTATGCCCGAGAAGTTCAAGAAAAAGGGCTCTCTAATAAATTTAAAGGGAAAAATTTTGTGTTCGATGAACGCTTGGGCGAGCGTATCTCCGACGAAATTATCAGCCACTGTCACCAATGTGGTGCGCCCTGCGATACCCATACCAATTGCCAAAACGAAGCCTGTCACCTCCTGTTCATTCAGTGCGAACGCTGTGCGGAAAAGTACAACGGTTGCTGCACTCCCGAGTGCCAAGAGGTTATTCAACTTCCGGCAGAAGAGCAGAAAGTACGGCGGAAATCACGACCGCAAAAACGGAATATCTTCCGTAAAGGACGTTCCGAGCATTTGAAACACCGACTAAAACAGTAG
- a CDS encoding M23 family metallopeptidase, with protein sequence MSKVKYRYDTETCKYEPIKRTSASIVLDILLYSSLVMIGAVCILVIYLSYYDSPNEKLLRKGNEKLVFRLEMLNKEMNQTGQALATLQNRDDKVYRTIFEQEPIAASIRNAGIGGTRRYQDLIEQGLENGDFLLKTLTQFDQLKRQMYIQTKSYDEILSLAKRQHLMLASIPAITPISLKQSYLSSGFGMRFHPIHRIKRMHYGIDFGARVGTPIYATGAGQVTKVSTRFTGAGKNIEIDHGFGFKTKYFHLSEFNVKVGQKVKRGELIAYSGNTGTSSGPHLHYEVIKNRKKVNPIHYFYQDITDKEFEKLVELASIENSSM encoded by the coding sequence ATGTCAAAAGTAAAATACCGTTACGATACAGAGACTTGCAAATACGAACCGATAAAACGGACATCAGCTAGTATTGTGTTAGATATTCTGTTATACAGCTCACTAGTAATGATTGGCGCGGTCTGTATTCTGGTAATTTACCTCTCCTACTACGACTCACCTAACGAAAAACTGCTCCGTAAAGGAAATGAAAAGTTAGTTTTTCGATTAGAGATGTTGAATAAGGAGATGAACCAAACGGGTCAGGCACTAGCAACATTGCAAAACCGCGATGATAAAGTGTACCGCACTATTTTTGAACAAGAGCCTATTGCGGCTTCCATCCGCAATGCTGGAATAGGTGGCACTCGTCGCTACCAAGATTTGATAGAGCAGGGTTTAGAGAACGGAGACTTTCTGCTTAAAACGCTCACCCAATTCGATCAGCTAAAGCGCCAGATGTATATTCAAACCAAGTCGTACGACGAGATACTAAGTCTGGCTAAAAGGCAGCACCTAATGCTGGCATCTATTCCAGCGATCACCCCTATTTCATTAAAGCAATCGTACTTATCTTCTGGGTTTGGTATGCGTTTTCATCCGATACATAGAATAAAGAGAATGCACTACGGGATAGACTTTGGAGCTCGGGTAGGAACGCCGATTTACGCCACCGGAGCAGGTCAGGTAACTAAAGTATCTACCCGCTTTACTGGTGCCGGAAAAAATATTGAGATTGACCACGGTTTTGGTTTCAAGACCAAATACTTTCATTTATCGGAGTTTAACGTAAAAGTAGGGCAGAAAGTAAAGCGGGGTGAGCTTATTGCTTACAGCGGCAATACCGGAACATCATCGGGACCTCACCTGCACTATGAGGTAATTAAAAACCGTAAGAAGGTAAATCCGATTCACTATTTCTACCAAGATATTACCGACAAAGAGTTTGAAAAACTGGTAGAGCTGGCTTCTATCGAGAACTCGTCTATGTAG
- a CDS encoding DMT family transporter — translation MAARTKHYVLLHFIVLIWGFTAVLGLLISIPAVEIVFFRTLIASGAIALLLWFRGVDFRVPGRMLALLGTGSLIALHWILFFGAARVSTASVTLAGMATCSLWTSLIEPWMTRRKIQLYEVLLGVLVIVGLYVIFRFEFTYALGLGMAIVSALIASVFTVLNAQFSKHYDPYLITFYEMVGATLSIALFFPIYQQWISDTGELFLSPSVSDWLWLLVLALACTVYAYSVSVELMKYVTAFAMNLTNNLEPVYGIVLAVLVFGEKEQMTPQFYVGTLIILTSVFAYPLIRRYQKVRRYYRISSRRDLEEAS, via the coding sequence ATGGCTGCCCGAACCAAACATTATGTACTACTGCACTTCATTGTCCTGATTTGGGGGTTTACGGCAGTGCTTGGTCTACTTATCAGCATCCCTGCGGTAGAAATCGTTTTTTTTCGTACCCTCATTGCCTCAGGTGCCATTGCGTTACTGCTGTGGTTTCGGGGAGTTGATTTTCGGGTACCAGGGCGAATGTTAGCCCTGCTGGGCACCGGAAGTTTAATTGCCCTTCATTGGATTTTGTTCTTTGGAGCGGCTCGGGTTTCTACTGCTTCAGTTACTTTGGCCGGAATGGCTACCTGCTCGTTGTGGACATCTTTAATTGAACCATGGATGACTCGCCGCAAGATTCAACTCTACGAAGTACTACTGGGCGTACTGGTGATTGTAGGGTTATACGTTATTTTTCGCTTTGAATTTACTTACGCATTAGGCCTTGGCATGGCCATAGTTTCTGCATTGATTGCCTCTGTGTTTACCGTACTCAATGCCCAGTTCAGTAAGCATTACGACCCATACCTGATAACATTTTACGAAATGGTGGGCGCAACCCTAAGCATTGCTTTGTTCTTTCCAATTTATCAACAATGGATTAGCGATACAGGTGAGTTGTTCCTCAGCCCTTCGGTAAGCGACTGGCTGTGGTTGTTGGTGCTGGCTCTGGCTTGTACGGTATACGCCTATTCGGTATCTGTAGAATTAATGAAATACGTAACGGCTTTTGCCATGAATCTGACGAATAATCTGGAACCGGTGTACGGAATTGTGTTGGCCGTACTGGTGTTTGGCGAGAAAGAGCAAATGACCCCGCAGTTTTACGTGGGTACACTAATTATTTTAACTTCAGTATTTGCCTATCCGCTCATTCGCCGTTACCAAAAAGTGAGAAGGTATTACCGAATTAGCAGCCGTAGAGATTTAGAGGAAGCTTCGTAA
- a CDS encoding LptF/LptG family permease → MLKILDRYLLKKFLGTFGFVVLILVSIVCVIDFTEKNDDFLEHQLGGVEILAYYLDYIPYLASLITPITVFIAVVFVTSKLANNTEIVAMLSSGVSFPRLLVPYFIGSSLIAVVSFFLNGWVIPNANKDRIAFEQTYIKSPFYYDERNIHMKVAPELYAYMESYNNSNNVGYRFTLEQIQGNQMLQKLSARRIEWDSTQSKWTLKNWTLHQFDGEDETISNGVSLDTTLNISPKDFGSTYGLFETLTLPELDQYIAQQQERGANDIPVYLVEKYIRYMSPFTAIILTFIGVVMSAKKSRGGSGFQIALGFLIAFVFIIFFIFARSIAEVNSMDPMLAVWLPNIIFTIVGIFLYYIVRR, encoded by the coding sequence ATGCTTAAAATATTAGATCGCTACTTACTTAAGAAATTTCTTGGCACCTTCGGTTTTGTGGTGCTGATACTGGTGTCTATTGTTTGCGTCATCGATTTTACCGAAAAAAACGATGATTTTCTGGAACATCAGCTAGGTGGTGTAGAAATTCTCGCCTACTACCTGGACTACATTCCGTACCTAGCCAGTCTGATAACCCCCATTACTGTTTTTATTGCGGTAGTATTCGTCACATCTAAGTTGGCGAACAATACTGAAATTGTGGCGATGCTGAGTAGCGGAGTAAGCTTTCCTCGCCTGTTGGTGCCGTACTTCATCGGTTCCTCCCTTATTGCGGTAGTAAGCTTCTTTCTGAACGGATGGGTAATTCCCAATGCTAATAAAGACCGGATTGCTTTTGAGCAAACGTACATTAAAAGTCCGTTTTACTACGACGAACGGAACATTCACATGAAAGTAGCTCCGGAGCTGTACGCCTACATGGAAAGCTACAATAACAGTAATAATGTGGGTTATCGGTTTACCCTAGAGCAAATTCAGGGTAACCAGATGCTGCAAAAGCTTTCGGCTCGCCGTATTGAGTGGGATTCTACCCAGTCGAAGTGGACGCTCAAAAACTGGACGCTGCATCAGTTTGACGGCGAGGATGAAACCATTTCGAACGGAGTAAGCTTGGATACTACTTTGAATATTTCGCCCAAAGATTTTGGTAGTACCTACGGATTATTTGAAACCCTCACGTTGCCTGAACTAGATCAGTACATTGCTCAGCAACAGGAGCGGGGAGCTAACGATATTCCGGTGTATTTGGTAGAAAAATACATTCGCTATATGTCGCCCTTCACGGCTATTATTCTCACGTTTATTGGCGTAGTTATGTCGGCTAAAAAAAGTCGGGGTGGTTCAGGATTCCAGATCGCACTGGGCTTCCTGATTGCGTTCGTCTTCATTATCTTCTTTATTTTCGCTCGTAGTATTGCCGAAGTAAATTCTATGGATCCCATGCTGGCGGTCTGGCTGCCGAACATTATATTTACTATTGTCGGTATTTTTCTCTACTACATCGTTCGCCGTTAA
- the tgt gene encoding tRNA guanosine(34) transglycosylase Tgt yields the protein MKFTLQKTDTKSNARTGELVTDHGTIRTPIFMPVGTAGTVKAVHQRELKEDINADIILGNTYHLYLRPGIELLKQAGGLHRFNGWDRPILTDSGGYQVYSLTNMRKIKEKGVTFQSHIDGSRHTFSPESVMDIQRAIGADIIMAFDECTPYPCDYEYAKQSMHLTHRWLERCIERFDSTEGHYGYEQALFPIVQGSTYRDLRQQSAEFVAKQNRLGNAIGGLAVGEPAEMMYEMTDLVCNILPAHQPRYLMGVGTPANILESIALGVDMFDCVMPTRNARNGMLFTTQGIINIRNEKWKNDLSPIDETLGGYVSTFYSKAYLRHLIHAKEMLGPQIASVHNLTFYLWLTRQAREQIERGSFANWKNQILPTIMQRL from the coding sequence TTGAAATTCACCTTACAAAAAACTGATACTAAAAGTAATGCCCGAACCGGCGAACTGGTTACTGACCACGGAACAATTCGCACGCCCATTTTTATGCCAGTAGGCACGGCCGGTACCGTGAAGGCCGTTCATCAGCGGGAACTCAAAGAAGATATTAATGCCGATATTATCCTTGGCAACACGTATCACCTCTACTTGAGACCTGGCATAGAATTACTAAAGCAAGCGGGCGGGCTGCATCGTTTCAATGGATGGGATCGTCCAATCCTAACTGATAGTGGTGGTTATCAGGTATACTCACTTACCAATATGCGTAAGATTAAGGAAAAGGGCGTTACTTTTCAATCGCATATCGATGGCTCTCGGCATACATTTAGTCCGGAGTCGGTAATGGATATTCAGCGAGCTATTGGAGCCGATATTATTATGGCCTTTGATGAATGTACTCCCTACCCTTGCGATTACGAATATGCCAAGCAATCCATGCACCTAACCCATCGCTGGCTGGAGCGTTGTATTGAACGCTTTGATTCAACCGAGGGGCACTACGGTTACGAACAAGCCTTGTTTCCCATTGTACAGGGCAGCACTTACCGTGATTTACGTCAGCAATCAGCAGAGTTTGTAGCGAAGCAAAATCGGTTGGGTAACGCTATTGGCGGATTGGCCGTAGGTGAACCAGCGGAAATGATGTACGAAATGACTGATTTGGTTTGCAATATTTTGCCAGCCCATCAGCCTCGTTATTTAATGGGCGTGGGCACCCCTGCCAATATTCTGGAGTCCATTGCCTTGGGAGTAGATATGTTCGATTGCGTAATGCCTACCCGCAATGCCCGCAACGGAATGCTATTTACTACTCAGGGAATTATCAACATTCGGAACGAAAAATGGAAGAATGACCTTTCTCCTATTGATGAGACACTAGGCGGTTACGTGAGCACGTTCTACAGCAAGGCGTATTTGCGACATTTAATACACGCTAAAGAGATGTTGGGACCGCAAATTGCAAGTGTGCATAATTTAACGTTTTATCTTTGGCTAACCCGGCAGGCCCGAGAGCAAATAGAGCGGGGAAGTTTTGCTAACTGGAAAAATCAAATACTCCCCACAATTATGCAACGCTTGTAA
- a CDS encoding DMT family transporter: MTLSPGVRYMLLATFLFACMNVLVKLISHIPAVEAVFFRSLISLVMSYSVLRVQKVNMWGNNRKWLVARGAFGAVALVLYFTLLQNIPLATAITLQFLSPIATAILGMLLLREKVWTLQWFFFLITFIGMLVISGFEARMEPVHLLMGIIAAGGSGMAYTIIRKLNHSEHPLVIVLYFPLVTLPVTGILSAFEWVQPQGWDWLVLLGIGVLTQFAQYFMTKSYQAEEVSKVANLNYLSIIYALLFGFFFFGETFNILTYVGMVLVIAGVILNVWYKQKKQKENQPKRESVV; encoded by the coding sequence ATGACTCTCTCTCCCGGTGTTCGCTACATGCTACTGGCTACTTTTCTATTTGCCTGTATGAATGTGCTGGTAAAACTAATATCGCATATTCCGGCGGTAGAAGCCGTGTTTTTTCGAAGCTTAATTTCTCTGGTGATGAGCTATTCTGTTCTGCGGGTTCAGAAGGTGAATATGTGGGGAAATAACCGTAAGTGGCTAGTGGCTCGGGGTGCTTTTGGGGCGGTAGCTCTAGTTCTATACTTCACACTGCTACAAAATATTCCGCTGGCTACGGCTATTACCTTACAATTCTTATCTCCCATTGCCACTGCTATTTTAGGCATGTTATTACTCCGTGAGAAAGTCTGGACTCTACAGTGGTTTTTCTTCTTGATTACTTTTATAGGGATGCTGGTTATCAGCGGCTTTGAAGCTCGGATGGAACCAGTTCATCTACTAATGGGCATCATTGCCGCAGGTGGGTCCGGCATGGCCTACACCATTATTCGCAAGCTCAACCATTCAGAACATCCGTTGGTGATTGTGCTTTACTTTCCGCTGGTTACTCTTCCGGTTACTGGTATTCTCTCTGCTTTTGAATGGGTGCAACCTCAGGGCTGGGATTGGCTAGTGCTGCTAGGAATTGGGGTGCTTACGCAGTTTGCTCAGTATTTTATGACCAAATCCTACCAAGCGGAAGAAGTTTCTAAAGTGGCTAACCTTAATTACCTTAGCATTATTTATGCCCTACTGTTTGGGTTTTTCTTCTTTGGCGAGACGTTCAATATACTTACCTACGTAGGTATGGTACTAGTAATCGCCGGAGTTATTCTGAATGTATGGTACAAACAGAAAAAGCAAAAAGAAAATCAGCCAAAGCGAGAATCGGTAGTTTAA
- a CDS encoding sensor histidine kinase: protein MSKKTNVLQWFNPHWHYQRMKIRAQIFSGFLLVTVLTLLLVGTTIYYLGNLGDASNKILEDNYRAIKATEGMTASLSKIDQILSKICLGTNYDDSTLMDIMVAEQVVFENQLILCQNNVAGEREDALFSQIQDEYLAYKEDIGQFEYTVDRIGLYFTVLQRRNELIRENCIQLASINHAQLSKKDAIAQRLYFRSKVSVFLILVLVLIIVGWAVYQVPHAIVRPLTDITEKIRRISQGEYQQKITVDSRSELGELAQAFNVMSIKLQEFEKLNIEEVQAQKSRMESIIKSMSDGLIMLDEDKRIILVNESGKQITNLEDEQFLGKKLSDFADNEVTAELNQVIRETARQSDKPNGQDTHNFLKVDNYHGKKAFFTKEIMRVYGREDSFRRFIGYIVILKDITAFKESDEAKSKFVAVVSHELKTPLSALNMSLMLLQNPRIGELSEDQSEIVGSMKQEVHRLVKMVTELLDLARAENGTIQMDKKLVSPQVLIEYATAPVQVKLLEKNLTLKNETAENLLEINIDPEKISWVLINLLTNAIRYAPEGSEVIVATRQVGDYVECSVQDFGPGVSPKNARRVFNKFVQLSDNGKKNKGGLGLGLAISKEIVQAHGGQIYVESEEGLGSRFYFRIPLADSINEEPEIIYDTLPQTVEVEAQQA, encoded by the coding sequence ATGTCGAAGAAGACAAACGTTTTACAGTGGTTCAATCCGCATTGGCATTATCAGAGGATGAAGATTAGGGCGCAGATATTTTCCGGATTTCTTTTAGTAACAGTTCTTACCTTATTGCTGGTAGGAACTACTATTTACTACCTCGGAAACCTGGGGGATGCCTCCAACAAAATTCTGGAAGATAACTACCGAGCTATTAAAGCTACTGAGGGAATGACCGCATCCCTTTCCAAAATTGATCAAATCCTTTCTAAAATATGCCTGGGCACAAACTACGATGACTCTACCCTGATGGATATAATGGTGGCTGAGCAAGTGGTGTTTGAGAATCAACTGATCCTCTGCCAGAACAATGTTGCCGGAGAACGAGAAGATGCACTGTTTAGCCAGATTCAGGATGAGTATCTTGCTTACAAAGAGGATATAGGGCAATTTGAGTATACGGTAGACCGCATTGGACTGTATTTTACTGTGCTTCAGCGACGAAACGAATTAATTCGGGAAAACTGTATTCAACTAGCTAGCATTAACCACGCCCAGCTTAGTAAGAAAGATGCCATTGCTCAGCGATTGTATTTCCGCTCTAAAGTATCGGTATTTCTGATTCTGGTGCTGGTACTTATTATTGTCGGGTGGGCGGTGTACCAGGTGCCCCACGCTATTGTAAGGCCGCTTACGGATATCACCGAAAAAATACGGCGGATTTCGCAAGGGGAGTACCAGCAGAAAATTACGGTAGACTCGCGTAGTGAGTTGGGAGAGCTTGCCCAAGCTTTTAACGTAATGTCTATCAAACTCCAGGAATTCGAGAAGCTCAACATTGAGGAAGTGCAGGCGCAGAAGAGTCGGATGGAATCGATCATCAAAAGCATGAGCGATGGGCTAATTATGCTGGACGAAGACAAGCGAATCATACTAGTGAACGAATCAGGTAAGCAGATTACCAATTTGGAAGATGAGCAGTTCTTAGGGAAAAAACTCAGCGATTTTGCTGATAATGAAGTAACCGCCGAGCTTAATCAGGTTATTAGGGAAACTGCTCGCCAGTCGGATAAACCAAACGGTCAGGATACCCATAATTTCTTAAAGGTAGATAACTACCACGGCAAGAAGGCTTTCTTCACTAAAGAAATTATGCGAGTATACGGACGAGAAGACTCATTTCGGAGGTTTATCGGCTATATTGTCATTCTCAAGGACATTACTGCTTTTAAAGAATCTGACGAAGCCAAATCTAAATTTGTTGCGGTAGTTTCTCACGAGCTAAAGACTCCGCTTTCTGCCCTCAATATGAGTCTGATGTTACTGCAAAACCCTCGTATTGGGGAGTTGTCGGAAGATCAGTCTGAAATTGTAGGCTCAATGAAGCAGGAGGTGCATCGGTTGGTTAAAATGGTTACCGAACTACTGGATTTAGCTCGAGCTGAGAACGGAACCATTCAGATGGATAAGAAACTCGTCTCCCCTCAAGTACTCATTGAGTACGCCACAGCTCCCGTACAGGTTAAGCTTCTGGAAAAGAACCTTACGCTGAAAAATGAAACTGCTGAAAACCTACTGGAGATCAACATTGATCCTGAAAAAATATCGTGGGTGCTCATTAACCTGCTTACTAATGCCATTCGCTACGCTCCCGAGGGAAGTGAGGTAATTGTTGCTACCAGGCAAGTAGGCGATTACGTAGAGTGCTCTGTTCAAGATTTTGGCCCGGGTGTATCTCCTAAAAATGCCCGAAGAGTGTTTAACAAGTTTGTGCAGCTATCCGATAACGGCAAGAAGAACAAAGGAGGCTTAGGATTAGGCTTGGCTATTTCTAAAGAGATTGTGCAAGCTCACGGTGGGCAAATCTACGTAGAAAGCGAAGAAGGCTTAGGCAGTCGCTTCTACTTCCGCATCCCACTCGCTGACTCTATTAATGAAGAGCCGGAAATTATCTACGATACGCTACCTCAAACAGTAGAAGTAGAAGCTCAACAAGCTTAA